The Hyphomonas sediminis genome contains a region encoding:
- a CDS encoding DUF2946 family protein, with translation MGFLFARSRILSLIGVLALIGMFVRGIVPANYMLTAPETPGHILEIAVCHGDGSSSAVKRLDLSTGEFLDGDEDPGNQQEDGQSSCPYALSSIYSLALPAADVIQPMWSSIADEPLRVLLIPGRGAPAPPPPARGPPLQV, from the coding sequence ATGGGATTTTTGTTTGCACGCTCCCGTATTCTGTCCCTGATCGGCGTTCTGGCGCTGATCGGCATGTTTGTGCGCGGCATTGTGCCTGCAAATTACATGCTTACGGCGCCTGAAACGCCGGGCCACATTCTGGAAATTGCGGTCTGTCATGGCGACGGTAGCAGTTCCGCTGTGAAGCGCCTGGACCTTTCAACGGGCGAGTTCCTGGACGGTGATGAAGATCCTGGAAATCAGCAGGAAGACGGGCAATCGAGTTGTCCGTATGCGCTCAGCTCGATCTATTCGCTTGCTCTGCCTGCGGCAGATGTCATTCAACCGATGTGGAGCAGCATTGCAGATGAGCCGCTGCGCGTGCTCCTTATCCCGGGGCGTGGAGCGCCCGCTCCTCCGCCGCCTGCGCGTGGCCCACCCCTTCAGGTCTAA
- the pdxY gene encoding pyridoxal kinase, with protein MSVISIQSQVVFGHVGNSAAIYPMIANGVAVQAVPTTLLSNIPGYPTLRGRVLPADLVADLLLGVEERGLVTASRAMVTGYLGSVENAGAVKDFVLRAKKENPQLTYICDPVIGDTDLGVFVADGLPEFFRRELVPLADIITPNAFEFGLLAGLETYGATAVAGALRRGVGGLPDQLAVTGAIPEDAPGFIDTLIAQGGKIWRIRTPKVDVRPHGTGDLFTGALTASLARGQNFVAASEQAVASVYDVLASMPCGEAGEMPLAAQMAALRCQPRPFVAEPL; from the coding sequence GTGAGCGTCATTTCCATCCAGAGCCAGGTCGTGTTCGGCCATGTGGGCAACAGTGCGGCAATCTATCCAATGATTGCAAATGGTGTGGCCGTTCAGGCGGTGCCGACGACGCTTTTGTCAAACATTCCGGGATACCCGACCCTGCGCGGCAGGGTGTTGCCGGCGGATCTGGTGGCAGACCTTCTGTTGGGCGTTGAGGAGCGCGGCCTGGTTACTGCGTCTCGCGCGATGGTGACTGGCTATCTGGGGTCGGTGGAGAATGCGGGCGCGGTGAAGGACTTCGTGTTGCGCGCAAAGAAGGAAAATCCTCAGCTAACCTATATCTGCGATCCCGTGATCGGAGACACCGACCTTGGTGTGTTCGTCGCTGATGGATTGCCCGAGTTTTTCCGCAGGGAACTGGTGCCGTTGGCGGACATCATCACGCCGAATGCTTTCGAATTCGGCCTTCTGGCAGGGCTGGAGACATATGGGGCAACGGCAGTGGCCGGCGCGCTGCGGCGCGGCGTGGGGGGCTTGCCGGATCAACTGGCGGTAACCGGTGCAATTCCTGAAGATGCGCCGGGATTCATCGACACGCTGATTGCGCAGGGTGGGAAAATCTGGCGCATCCGTACGCCGAAAGTAGATGTACGCCCGCACGGAACCGGGGATCTTTTTACCGGCGCGCTGACGGCGTCGCTCGCGCGGGGCCAAAATTTCGTTGCAGCATCCGAGCAGGCGGTGGCCAGCGTTTATGATGTTCTCGCTTCCATGCCGTGCGGCGAGGCAGGAGAAATGCCACTTGCCGCGCAAATGGCGGCGCTGCGCTGTCAGCCGCGTCCCTTCGTTGCAGAGCCGTTGTAG
- a CDS encoding YggS family pyridoxal phosphate-dependent enzyme, whose protein sequence is MSDLSADGALIAANIETVKQRMAAACGRVGRAPESVTLLPVTKTVPAERLRAAYAAGLRSCGENKVQEAKEKSEALADLPLSWSVIGHLQTNKAKYVARFADAFQALDSLRLAEALDRRLEIEGRTLDVFIQVNTSGEESKFGLEPSVAADFARALAPFERLKVRGLMTLAIFSADEMAVRACFRRLRAVQAEIRESAPGVCVDGLSMGMSGDFEWAIEEGATLVRVGQAIFGPRPLPDDHYWPGLGGKREKETP, encoded by the coding sequence ATGAGCGACCTTTCTGCGGATGGCGCGCTGATTGCCGCCAATATCGAAACCGTGAAGCAACGGATGGCTGCGGCCTGCGGCCGAGTGGGCCGGGCGCCGGAGAGTGTGACGCTGTTGCCGGTGACGAAGACGGTGCCGGCAGAGCGGTTGCGGGCGGCCTATGCGGCGGGCCTGCGCAGTTGCGGCGAGAACAAGGTGCAGGAAGCGAAGGAGAAATCCGAGGCGCTGGCAGATCTGCCGCTAAGCTGGTCTGTGATCGGGCATCTGCAGACCAACAAGGCCAAATATGTGGCGCGTTTTGCCGATGCCTTTCAGGCGCTCGACAGCCTGAGGCTGGCCGAGGCGCTGGACCGGCGGCTGGAGATCGAAGGGCGAACGCTGGATGTGTTTATTCAGGTGAACACATCGGGCGAAGAGAGCAAGTTCGGGCTGGAGCCGTCTGTGGCGGCAGACTTTGCGCGGGCGCTGGCGCCGTTTGAGCGCCTGAAGGTTCGTGGACTGATGACGCTGGCAATCTTTTCGGCCGATGAGATGGCGGTGCGCGCCTGCTTCCGGCGGTTGCGCGCCGTGCAGGCGGAGATCCGTGAATCCGCGCCGGGCGTTTGTGTTGACGGGTTGTCTATGGGCATGTCTGGCGACTTCGAGTGGGCGATCGAGGAGGGCGCGACGCTGGTGCGCGTGGGGCAGGCGATCTTCGGGCCGCGCCCCCTGCCGGATGATCATTACTGGCCCGGTCTCGGCGGCAAACGTGAAAAGGAGACGCCGTGA